Sequence from the Lysobacter capsici genome:
CAGCTGCGCGTCGCGTAATCGCTGTAGCGACGCGTGCTGGAGCCGGCCTGGATGTTCGCGCTGAGCAGGCGCAGCCGGCGTGTGGTCATGCTCGAGTCGTTCCTTGCGCGCCGATTACGGCTTCGGCGCCGCGGCGGCGGGCGCGCTGGACTGCAGCGCGGCGCGTTCCTGCGCGACCAGGTGGTCGGTGATGCGCAGCATGTCCTCGAAGCTCTTGCCCTTGACCAGGAACTTGCCGTCGACCACCAGCGACGGGCTGGAGCTCACGCCCGAGCGCTGCATGAACTGTTCGGCGCGCTTGCCCTTGGCGTTGATCGCGAAGCTGTTCATGGTGCCGATGAAGTCGGCCGCCTTGACGCCGTACTTGGCGTAGAACGCGCCGATCTGCTCGTCGGTGATGGTCTGGTAGTTCAGCGACTGGTCGATGTGGATGGCGCGGAACATCGCTTCGTGGGTCTTCTCGACCAGGCTCAGGGTCTGGGCGGCGTAGAAGGCCTTCTGGAACGGGATCGGGTTGCCGCCGAAGGGGCCGGCGATCGGAGTGAACTTCACGTCCGCGGTCTGCTTCTTGCGCCAGTCGAGCAGCACCGGCTCGAACTGCGCGCAGTGCGGGCAGGTGTAGCTGAAGATTTCGGCGACTTCGATCTTGCCCGGGACCGGGTCGAAGGCTTGGCCGCCGGGGATTTCTTCGTAATCGGTACCGACGACCGGCGCCGGGCCGGCCGGCGGGGTCGCGACCGCGGCCGGCTGGATCGCGGGTTCGGCGGGCGCCGGCGCGGTCTCGGCCGGCGCCGGCGTGGCGCCCTCGGCGGCCGGGGTGGCGGCTTCGGTCGCGGCCGGCGTGGCGGCGGACTCGGCCGGCGCGGTTTCGGTCTTGTTGCAGGCGGCCAGCGCGAACAGCGCGGTCAGCACCAGCGGAAAGCGGGACAACGAGGCCATACGCGAATTCATCGGGAATCTCCGCAATCGATCAAAGAAGACGAGGGCCTCGCGGCGTTGCGAACGCCATGCGCGAAGCCGACAAGGGCGGCGGCCAGCATAGCGGCCGCGGGACTGAACGTGGAGTGTAAGGGGGGCGGGAATCGGGAATGGGGAATGGGGAATGGGGAATCGGAAAATCAAAGGCCCGCGCAGCCGCTGTTGATCTTCCGATTCCCCATTCCCGATTCCCGATTCCCGGCCGTCAAGCGCCTCAGCGCTTGGCGGCGGCACGTTCCTTGGCGATCAACCCATCGGCCACGCGCAGCATGTCGTCGAAACCCTTCTGGGTGATGATCCGGTACTTGCCGGCGACCACCATCGACGGGGTGCTGTCGACTTCGCTGGCCATGATGAAGGTCTTGGCGCGGTCCATGGCCTTGGCGGTGGCCGGGCCGTTCATGGCCGCGGCGAAGGCGATCGGATCGGCGCCGAATTTGGCGTAGAACGAGGCGATCTCGGCCGCTGAAGCGTTCTGGATCGGCAGGCTGCGCTCTTCGTGCAGGGCCTTGAACACCGCTTCGTGGGTCTTGGGCTGCAGCTTCATCGCCTGCGCGGTGTAGAACGCCTGCGCGTAGGGATTCCAGTAGCCGCCGAACGGCGCGGCCAGCGGAACGAAATTCACGTCGCTCGGCAGCTTGGCCTTCCAGGCCGCGACCTGCGGTTCGAAATGGGCGCAGTGCGGGCAGGTGTAGCCGAACACTTCGACCACTTCGATCTTGCCCTTGACCGGCGCGAACGGCTTGCCGCCTTCGATCTCGACATAGTCCACGCCCACGACGGGCGCGGCGCTCGCGGCGGCGGCCTTGGGCGCGGCGGAAGCGGCGAAGGGAAGCACGGCGAGCAGCAGCAGGGTGGCCAGGCGCAGGTTCATCGGTAGGTCTCGTCGGTGGGGATGGCGGCGCGCGGCGAACGGGGTTCGCGCTGGGCCGGGGAACATAAAAACGCCGGCCCCAAGGATAACGGCCGGCGTACAGAACCAAGAGTATGCAGTGAGATCAAAACCGCCCGAAGAAGTTCCTGAGCGCGCAGGCAGTGATGGCCGTCACTTTTATGGGGCCGATCGCGACCCCGGCCGAGGGCGAAAGCCGCGTCCCGTGGCGATGTCTTCCGCTCGCGAGCCGCGGGCGCGGCCCTCGAAACCGCCGTCGCCGCGCCAGGCGCGCGACTGAAGCCGATCATCGAAGCCCGCGCTGCGATCGCCGCCGAAGCTTGCCGCCTCGCCCCGTCGCGCCAACAAAAACGCCGGCCTGTCGCCAGGCCGGCGTCGGGGTGTTGCCTTGGCGCGCGCGATCAGCCCTTGGCGGGCTGGGCCGGCGCGGCCGGGGCGGCGGCGGGCGCGGCGGCCGGAGCCGCGGCGGGCGCCGGAGCCGGTGCGGGCGCGGCCGCCGGCTTGGCCGCCGGGGCATCGGCCGCGGCGACGTCGTCGGCGCGTTCGTGCAGGCCCTGCAGATAGCTCGACAGCGAACCGATCTCTTCGTCGGTCAGCGACTTGGCCACGCTGGCCATGATGTTGAACAGGTGCGGGTCTTTCTGGGTGGTGGTGCCGGCGCGGTATTCCTCCAGGCGACGCTTGGAGTAGGCCGCCTGCTGGCCGGCGACGTGCGGGTAGGCCGGGCCGGGGTTGCCGGCGCCGCCCGGGCCGTGGCAGGCCATGCAGGCCGGGATGCCGCGGGCCTTGTCGCCGCTGCGGAACAGGTCTTCGCCGATCTGGTAGAACTTCTTGTCCTTGTTCGGACCCGAAGCCACGACCGTGTCGTCGGCGACGCCGGCGCCGGACTTCTGGGTCGCGAAGTAGGCGCCCAGGTCGCGCGCGTCCTGCTCGCTGAGCGCGTCGGCGAACGGCTTCATCGCCGCGGCCATGCCGGTATTGCGCTCGCCGGTCTTGAACAGGGCGATCTGGTGGGCGATGTAGCGCTCGCTCTGGCCGGCCAGACGCGGGTACTGCGGATCGGTCGGATTACCGTCGAGACCGTGGCAGGCCGCGCAGGTGCCCGCCTTGGTCGCGCCGGCCTTGACGTCGCCCCAGGTGGCCTTCGGGCCGCCGTTGAGCGGCGCGGTCTGGACCGGCTCCTTGTCGGGAATCGGGGTGACCGTGGTCTGGGCGAACGCAACGGCGGCGACCGCGAAGGCGGCGAGGCCGACGAGGCTCAGGACGCGGGCTTGGCTCATGTAGCTGGGCTCCGAACTACTCGTTGCTTCAGGGCTGGCTTGCTGCTGAAGAGGCTGGCTGAAAGGCGGTACGGGGCGGCTGGGCCGACACCGGAACCTCGGAATTATCTTCGCCGGCCGTGATCGGGTCAACGCGGGTTCATCCGGATGTGACCGGAAGGGCAAGTATTCCGGTGCGCCGTGCGATCCTACCCGCATGACCAACCACCTCGCCCGCGCCCGCTATCTGCTGTCGGCGCACAACGTCAAGCAACTGCCGCCCGATGGCGGCTTCGAGGTCGCATTCGCCGGCCGCTCCAACGCCGGCAAGTCCAGCGCGCTCAACGCCATGTGCCAGCAGAACGCGCTGGCGCGGGTGTCCAAGACCCCCGGCCGCACCCAGCAGCTGGTGTTTTTCGACGTCAGCCTGCCTTACCGCGGCCCCGATCCGGCGCCGGAACCGGACAAGTTCCTGGTCGACCTGCCCGGTTACGGCTACGCCAAGGTGCCGCAGAACCTGCAGGCGCACTGGCAGGCGTTCCTGGACCGCTATTTCCGCACCCGCCAGGCCCTGCGCGGGCTGGTGGTGGTGATGGACATCCGTCACCCGCTCAAGGACTACGACCGGCAGATGCTCGGTTACGCGGTCAGCCGCGACCTGCCGGCGCACGCGCTGCTGACCAAGGCCGACAAGTTCGGCCGCGGCCAGCAACAGCAGCAGCTGATGATGGTGCGCAAGGAATTGAACGCGGCCTTCGGCGACACGGTCAGCGTGCAGACCTTCTCCGGCGAGTCCAAGCAGGGCGTGGACGAAGCGCGCGAAAAGGTGATGGGTTGGCTGGGGCTGCTGCCGAGCGTCGCGCCGACCCCGCTCGCCGTGCCCGAAGCGCTGTTCCCGCCGCCGTCGGACGAATAAGCCGGCCGCTGCGCCGGTTTGCGGGGAACGGGCTTTTTCAGGTGAGCGGGGTTTCGGCCCCGCCTACGGAAACCCCCGCTCCCACCGCCGGCGATCGCTGGCCGCTTTCGCACCACGCTTCGCGTTACTGACTGGGTGACTCAAGGACCTTCGCGTGTCTGCGCGAAGGCCCGGCCTGCCCGTGCAGGCCACGACCCAGGACGCGCTACCGCATGGACACGATCACCGATCCGCAAACCATTCTCGCCGCGGGCGCCTATGGCACCGCGCTGCTGTTCTTCGCCTATGGCGCGTACGCGCTGCTCAAGACCAGGAACGCCGAACAGAACAAGAACGTGCGCTGGTATCTGGGCATCGGCGCGATCGTCGTGGTGGCGATGATCGGGTTCGACACGCTCAAGAGCTGGCGCAGCGGCGAACGCGTGGTGCCCAACGTCTACCTGACCTTCTCGCCGCGTTTCGCCGCGGTGAAACTGCCCGATCCGGTGATCGAATACAGCGGCCAGACCCTGGCGCCGAACGCGCCGATCCGGGTCGCCGACAACAACAGCAGCATCAACATCTCGGTCGATTCGATCATCGAGACGGTCAAGGGCCTGCAGCAGAACAACCAGCAACTGCAGAGCGCGCTCGGCAGCGCCGCGCTGGCGAGCCAGCCCAGGGAACTGGCCGAGGAAATCGCCGCAGCGTCCAGCGCCGGCAAGGATCCGTGCGAAGGCGGCGACGCCACCTTGTGCGGCTGGAAGCAGTTGTCGAACGGCCAGCTGGCCAACGCGCAGCAGACCCTGACCCAGGCGGTGAAGGACGCGCCGGCCGACGACCCCAAGGCCCGCGCCACCGCGCTCAGCGGCCTGGGCGAGATCTATGTCGGCCAGGGCCGCCTCGACGAAGCCAGGATCGTGCTGAAGAAAGCGGCCGATCTGGGCAATAGCGGGGCGAAGAAGCGGCTGGATACGTTGGCGGTTCCGTCGAGGAGCGGAACCTTGCGGCCGGTGGTGTCGCCGGAGCGGCCGGAGCTGCGTGATCGGCCGGTGCGTCGCGTACCGCAAGGCTGAAGTTCGCCGATTCACAACGCGCGTTGCCGCCTCGCGAATGAGGCCGCGCGCGCGTCGGGCTCAACGCTGCGACAGCGGCCGGCTTGAGGCGATTTCTCCGCGCTCGTCATAGGTGCGTTCGACATCCAGCGTGCCGTCGCCGTCGCTGTCGTACTTGCCATCGAGCGTGCGCAAGGCGGTGTGCCGGACTTGCTTGATGATCCGGCCCTGGGGATCGAGCCATTCTTCCAATTGCGCGAGCCCGTATTCGCCGTGGCCGCGATAATCGGGTTTGCCGTCGCCATCGCGATCGATGGAAAAGTCGAATATCTCGTTACCCCGATAGCTGTACTGCGTCTCGTGATAGCCGTCGAAATCGTTGTCCTGGGCGGCCGTATGGGCCACTCCTTTCTTGTAGCGCACGACCTGATCGATCTTGCCATCGCCGTTGCGATCGCTGCGCATCAGCGTGGGTTGGCCTTTGACGTAGAGGGTCCATTGATCCGTTTCGCCATCGCCGTTCGTATCGGTCTCGACGGTCTGGGTGGGTCGGGGCGAAGGTTGGCGGCGATGTCCGGAATGCGCGACCGTCTCGAGCAGGAAAGCGCCCAGGACAGCGCCGACGATCAGCGCCAACACCATGCTGGAAATGCTGAAGCCGCCTGCCGGCTTGTCTTGCTTCAACGGCTTGTAGAGGTTGGGATCTTCGGCAGGTTCAACACGGTCCTGGCCGCCGACATCGGGACGGGCCGGTTCGTCGCTTTCGTTCTTGGTGAGCGGCGCCGCCGTGGTCTGCCATTGCGCGATGATGTTGCGCGCGCGCCCTGCGTCGTCGTCGACCACTTCGACCCGCATCGAGCCATCGACCACGAACGATTCGATTCCTTCCTGCGCCAACAACCCACGCACCAGCTGCGCGTCGGCCGAATTAGCCGCGTGATAGACGATCTGCATCGATTCCCCCTGGCGCGCGGCGACGCGCTCGCGCAGGCGAAGTATGCATCGGCGCGATAGGGCGACGCACGAAAGCCGCGCCGCCATCAGCCGCGGCGCGCAGACGGAGCCGATCCGCCGATCAGCGCCCGGCGCGCGCCGCGTAGATGCCGTAAGCCGGCAGGATCAGCCGCCCGTCGACGACCCGGCCCTGCGGCAGGCCGTGTCCCGAATCTACCTGCCAGTCCGCCATCGCGCCGAGCTCGACGCTGGCCTCGTCGCCGCCGAGATTGAACGCCATCAGCATCGCCTCGCTGCCTTCGCCGCGCACGAACGCGATCGCGGGCTCGGCGCTGTCGACGAAGGCGATCGCCCCATCGAGCAGCGCGGCATGGCGCTTGCGCCAACTCAGGAAACGGCGAAAACCGTTGAGCATCGAATCGCGATCGGCATGCTGGGTGGCGACATCGAGCCCGCGATGGCTGGCCGGAATCGGCAGCCACGCCTCGCCGGTGCTGAAACCGGCGCGTTCGCTCGCGTCCCACGGCAGCGGCGTGCGGCAACCGTCGCGGCCCTTGAAGGTCGGCCAGAACGCCTTGCCGTAAGGGTCCTGCAGCGATTCGTACGGAACCTCGGCCTCGGGCAGGCCGAGCTCCTCGCCTTGATACACGCACACCGAGCCGCGCAGCGAGCAGGTCAGCGCGCTGAGCATGGTCGCGAAATGCGCCGGCCTGGCGCCGCGGCCCCAGCGCGTGACCACGCGCTGCACGTCGTGATTGGAAATCGCCCAGCACGGCCAGCCCTCTCGCATCGTGCCTTCCAGCCGCTGCACGGTGTCGCGGATGTGGGCGACGCTGTAGTCGTCGGTCAGCAGTTCGAAGCTGTAGCCCATGTGCAGGCGGCCGTGACGGGTGTATTCGTCCATGGTCGCCAGCGAGTCTTCCGAGGAGATCTCGCCCAAGGCCACCGCGCCGGGATATTCGTCCAGCAGCGCGCGCAGATCGGCGAGAAACGCCAGGTTCTGCGGCTGGGTGTTGTTGTAGTGGTGGTACTGGAACGCGTACGGATTGTCCGGGCTGAAACCGCGGCCCACCCGCTGCGCCGGCGGCTTGGGCGGGTTGTCGCGCAGTTGCGCGTCGTGGAAGCAGAAGTTGATCGCGTCCAGACGCAGGCCGTCGACGCCGCGATCGAGCCAGAAGCGCACGTTGTCGAGCACCGCCGCGCGCACCGCAGGGTTGTGGAAATTCAGATCCGGTTGCGACGACAGGAAGTTGTGCAGGTAGTACTGCTGCCGGCGCGGTTCCCAGCGCCAGGCGACGCCGCCGAACAGCGACATCCAGTTGTTCGGCGCGGTGCCGTCCTCGCGCGCGTCGGCCCACACGTACCAGTCGGCGTGGTCGTTGTCGCGGCTTTCGCGGCTGCGCTTGAACCACTCGTGCTCGCTGGAGGTGTGGCTGAGCACCTGATCGATCATGACCTTCAGGCCCAGCGCATGCGCCTTGGCCAGCAGCCGGTCGAAGTCGTCGATGCTGCCGAACAGCGGATCGACCGCGCGGTAATCGGCGATGTCGTAGCCGAAATCGGCCATCGGCGATTTGAAGAACGGCGAAATCCAGATCGCGTCCACGCCCAGGTCGGCGACATAGCCGAGCTTGTCGATGATGCCGGGCAGGTCGCCGACGCCGTCGCCGTCGAGGTCGCGGAAGCTGCGCGGATAGATCTGGTAGATCACCGCGCCGCGCCACCACAGGTCGTCGCGCGGGTGTGGGTCGGTGGAAAGGCTGACGGCTGACAAGTGACGCCTCGGGTGTCGATGCTGGGGTCGGTCGCGGCGTCGTGCTGCACCGCCGCGATGGATGCCAGCTTACCGCCGCGAACCGGCGCGGCCGGAGCCTGTGCATACGTATTCACCGGTAAACGGGCCGACGAAGTGCGACATGAATGCGACTTCATCCCATGAATACGTATGCAGAACCCGCTGCGGGCGCGATCGCTTGCCTAACATGCGCCTCAGACCGAGGGCGTACGCCGCCCAGGCAACCGCAGCGCGCCGCAGTGCGCGCGCGGACGACACACAGCGCTTCTGGAGGGGAGCATGTCGAGACTCAAGCCGGCCACGCCGCAATCGCAATTCAATCGCCATCTGTTGACGATGGCCCTGGCCTCGCTGGGGCTGTGCAGTTCCTGGACGGTGTGGGCGGCCGATGAACCGGCGCCGCAGGACGCCGCGCCCGCCGCCGCGCAGGCCGCGCCGCAAGCCGCGCACGAACTCGACGCGGTCCAGGTCACCGGCAACCGCCGCGTGCAGTCGATCCAGAAGTACGCCGGCACGATCCAGTCGTTCAGCGGCGAGGACCTGACCAAGCTGGGCATCAATACCGACTTCCGCAATCTGCAGGCGGTGGTGCCCGGACTGCAGATCACCAAGCAGGAAGGCAAGTACGAAATCTTCCTGCGCGGCATCGGCGCGGCCGATTCGGACTTCTCCTCCGATCCGTCGGTGGCGACCTACTACAACGGCATCTACCTGCCGCGCCCGCGCTCGATCGGGCCGATGTTCTTCGACGTCGACCGCATCGAGGTCAACAAGGGCCCGCAGGGCACGGTGCGCGGCCGCAATGCCACCGGCGGCTCGATCAACGTGATCTCCAAGCGCCCGGAGCTCGGCGTGACCAGCGGCGGGCTCAAGATCGGCGCCGGCAACCACGACTTCACCACCGCCGAGGGCGTGCTCAATCTGCCGATCGGCGAGACCTTCGCGCTGCGCGCGGCCTTGTTCGATGAGGAACGCTCCTCGTACATCAGCAACGGTTATCCCAAGTCGCTGTTCGACGCCGAAGGCCCGGGCGCGCTCGACAATCAGGCCGCGCGCCTGTCGATGCTGTGGGAACCCAACGACAAGTTCTCCGCGTTCGTGATGCTCGACAAGGTCACCGAGCGCGGCACCGGCGACCCGGGCCTGTTCGCCGAGCGCGGCCTGTCGGCGGGTTACGACATCAAGGACCTGCACGACCCGTTCAAGCAGTACTTCCGCACCCAGGGCCAGACCACCAACGACATCGAAGGCATCGCCGGTACCTTCACCTACGCCTTCAACGACAAGATCTCGGTCGAGTTCAACACCTCGTACCGCAAGTACGATTTCTACAACCGCAACGCCTCGCGCGAGTGGCAGCTCGGCCCGGTGTATCCGGGTTCGGAGCGCGAAGCCTATTTCAATCCCGAGCGCCTGGACTGGTACGACACGTTCTATCAGGCCGACAAGTCCAGCTCGACCATCAACGAACTGCGCTTCTTCGGCGACACCGGCCGGGTGATCTGGTCGGCGGGTCTGTTCAACTACGAAGAAAAGTACGACTACACCTCGTGGGACGTCGGCAACGGCTACTTCGGCGATTGCGACTGGTGGCGTCCGGGCACGATCTGCGGTTACCAGGACGGTCTGGGCGGCGAGAACCGCGGCGACAACTCCAAGGTCGAATCGAATGCGGCCTACGCCGATTTCAGTTTCGCCGCGACCGATTCGCTGCGTCTGATCGGCGGCGTGCGCTACACCCGCGACAAGAAGATCGCGCGCGAATCCAACGTCAAATACCAGTTCATCATTCCCGAGGAGTTGTTCGCGCAGTTCACCGGCCAGCCGATCAACACCGCGACCAATCCCTACACCACCGGCCTGATCCTGGGTTCGCCGGGCTTCCGCCTGGCGCCTCCGGGCAATCGCGGCGGCGGCCAGCCGAGCATCTGCACCGGCTGGAGCCCGGCCGACCTGCGTTGCGGGCCCGGCGGCAACACGCTGGATTATTTCCTCGGCGGCATCCAGAACTTCGGCGCGCAGGACAACTGGCAGCAGTTCCTGCAGCAAAACCGCGACCAGATCCAGGTGATCGCGCGTTCTGACTTCCCCAACGGCCGCAGCGAAGACGTCTACAAGGACAGCTACGTCGACTGGCGCGTGGGCTTCGAATACGACATCAATCCGCAGGTGATGGTGTACGGCACCGTGTCCACCGGCACCCGCTCGGGCGGCATCAACCGGCCGTTACTGCTCAACGACGGCAGCGCGCTGGCACCGACCTTCGAACCCGAAGAGCTGACGTCGTACGAAGCCGGCATCAAGGGCGACTACGTCTGGGGCGAGACCCCGGTGCGCTTGAACGCGTCGGTGTTCTATTACGACTACAAGAACAAGGTGCTGCAGAACCTGATCGACGTGCCGGCGCCGACGCCGACCAATCCGAACGCGACCAGCCGTCAGGTGTTCAACGACAACGCCGCCAACGCCAGCGTGCTGGGCCTGGAACTGGAAGGCCGGGTCGGCCTGCCGTACGGCTTCAACCTGGGCTACAACTTCACCTATCTGGATGCGACCTTCGACGAGTCGAACGTGCTCGACACGCGTTCGGGCGGCCTGGGCCTGATCGTGCCGCTGGACGGCAACCGTCTGCCGAACACCTCGAAGTACAACGCGAACGTCAGCCTGTCGCAGACCATCGACATCGGCCGCGGCGCGCTGTCCTCGTTCGACTGGACCATCAACCTGACCTACCGCTCCGACTACTATCTGACCGCGTTCAACAGCCGCGGTTTCGGCCTGGACGCGAACGGCCGGGTGATCGAGATCCCGTTGCGCGACATGCCGTTCAACAACGGCTCCAACCCGGCCGCGGGCGGCGGCCCGGCCAACGGTCTGGCGATGCGCGACGACGTCGACGGCTTCATGACCGTCAACGTCTCGGCCGGCCTGAACTTCGGGAGCGACAATCAGTTCCGCATCGACGGCTTCGTGTCCAACCTCACCGACGAGGTGTATTCGGGCAAGGGCTTCGTCAACAACGCGACCAATATCCGTTATCTCAATACGCCGCGGATGTATGGGGTGCGGTTCTCGTCGCAGTTCTGACCGGACGCGGGGATTTGCGGGTAAAGGCAAATCCCCTGGCCGCTTGCGAAGATTCTTCTCCCGCTTGCGGGAGAAGGTGGCCCGAAGGGCCGGATGAGGGCGCGCGAAGCTGGCTTGCGATATAGGTTTGCAGTTCGTGGGCCCTCACCCCGGCCCTCTCCCGCAAGCGGGAGAGGGTGAAGTAAGGAGTCGCCGGGGCCGTGTTTTTTCGTACGGCGAGAACGGTCGGATGATGTCTTGCCGATTCGTCGTATCCGAGCGTGCGACGTCTCGCGGTTCGCGTCGTAGCAAGACCAGCTCGTGCTTGTCGTCCCCCTTCGCGCGGGGGATTGAGAGGGATTCGCTTTTGCCAGCCGAAGCCCGCGTAGCCACGCTCAACTTCGTGCCAGTATCGAGCCCATGACCGACCGCCAAAGCGCCCCCAACCGCAAGCCGCAGCTCTCGTTCTGGCAGATCTGGAACATGTGCTTCGGTTTTCTCGGCATCCAGTTCGGCTTCGCCCTGCAGAACGCCAACGTCAGCCGCATCTTCCAGACATTGGGCGCGCCGATCGACGACATCCCGATGCTGTGGATCGCCGCGCCGCTGACCGGACTGATCGTGCAGCCCATCGTCGGCTACCTGTCCGATCGCACCTGGACCGGCCTCGGTCGTCGCCGCCCGTATTTCCTGATCGGCGCGGTGCTCGCGACGCTGGCGCTGATCGCGATGCCGAACTCGCCGACGCTGTGGATCGCCGCCGGCCTGCTGTGGATCCTCGACGCGTCGATCAACATATCGATGGAGCCGTTCCGCGCCTTCGTCGGCGATCAACTGCCGCAACAGCAACGCGCCAGCGGTTATGCGATGCAGAGCTTCTTCATCGGCGTGGGCTCGGTGATCGCCAGCCTGCTGCCGTTCGCGCTCGCCCACTTCGGCGTCGGCAACACCGCCGGGCCGGGCGAAGTGCCCGACACCGTGCGCTATGCGTTCTACTTCGGCGGCGCGGTGCTGCTGCTGTCGGTCGGCTGGACCGTGCTGCGCACGCGCGAATACCCGCCGGAGCAACTGCACGCCTTCGACGAGGCGCCGGTGCTGGCGCGGCCCGATCGCGACCGCGTGCGTTGCCTGCTGCTGGGCGCGTCGTGGATGGTGGTCGGCGGCATCGTCGCGACCACGATCTCGATGCTCGGCTGGGATAAGCAGTTGTACGTGCTGGCCGCGTTGATCGCCGCGTTCGGGCTGGCGCTGGCGCTGCGCGGCCTGGTCCGCGACGGCGGCGGCTTCGCCTCGGTGATGGACGATCTGGCGGCGATGCCGACCACGATGCTGCGCCTGGCCGTGGTGCAGTTCTTCTCCTGGTTCGCCTTGTTCGCGATGTGGATCTACACCACGCCGGCGGTCACGCAACTGCATTATCACAGCAGCGACACCGCCTCGGCCGCGTACAACGAGGGCGCGAACTGGGTCGGCGTGTTGTTCGCCGCCTACAACGGCTTCGCCGCGCTGGCCGCGATCGTGATCCCGCCGATGACCCGCCGCTGGGGCCTGCGCTGGAGCCATTTGTTCAACGTGTTTCTCGGCGGCGCCGGCTTGATCTCGATTGCGTTGATCCGCGATCCGCAATGGCTGCTGCTGTCGATGCTGGGTGTCGGTTTCGCCTGGGCCTCGATCCTGTCGCTGCCGTACGCGATGCTGTCCGACAGCGTGCCGGCGGCGAAGATGG
This genomic interval carries:
- a CDS encoding thiol:disulfide interchange protein DsbA/DsbL; protein product: MNSRMASLSRFPLVLTALFALAACNKTETAPAESAATPAATEAATPAAEGATPAPAETAPAPAEPAIQPAAVATPPAGPAPVVGTDYEEIPGGQAFDPVPGKIEVAEIFSYTCPHCAQFEPVLLDWRKKQTADVKFTPIAGPFGGNPIPFQKAFYAAQTLSLVEKTHEAMFRAIHIDQSLNYQTITDEQIGAFYAKYGVKAADFIGTMNSFAINAKGKRAEQFMQRSGVSSSPSLVVDGKFLVKGKSFEDMLRITDHLVAQERAALQSSAPAAAAPKP
- a CDS encoding thiol:disulfide interchange protein DsbA/DsbL, which codes for MNLRLATLLLLAVLPFAASAAPKAAAASAAPVVGVDYVEIEGGKPFAPVKGKIEVVEVFGYTCPHCAHFEPQVAAWKAKLPSDVNFVPLAAPFGGYWNPYAQAFYTAQAMKLQPKTHEAVFKALHEERSLPIQNASAAEIASFYAKFGADPIAFAAAMNGPATAKAMDRAKTFIMASEVDSTPSMVVAGKYRIITQKGFDDMLRVADGLIAKERAAAKR
- a CDS encoding c-type cytochrome, with the translated sequence MSQARVLSLVGLAAFAVAAVAFAQTTVTPIPDKEPVQTAPLNGGPKATWGDVKAGATKAGTCAACHGLDGNPTDPQYPRLAGQSERYIAHQIALFKTGERNTGMAAAMKPFADALSEQDARDLGAYFATQKSGAGVADDTVVASGPNKDKKFYQIGEDLFRSGDKARGIPACMACHGPGGAGNPGPAYPHVAGQQAAYSKRRLEEYRAGTTTQKDPHLFNIMASVAKSLTDEEIGSLSSYLQGLHERADDVAAADAPAAKPAAAPAPAPAPAAAPAAAPAAAPAAPAQPAKG
- the yihA gene encoding ribosome biogenesis GTP-binding protein YihA/YsxC codes for the protein MTNHLARARYLLSAHNVKQLPPDGGFEVAFAGRSNAGKSSALNAMCQQNALARVSKTPGRTQQLVFFDVSLPYRGPDPAPEPDKFLVDLPGYGYAKVPQNLQAHWQAFLDRYFRTRQALRGLVVVMDIRHPLKDYDRQMLGYAVSRDLPAHALLTKADKFGRGQQQQQLMMVRKELNAAFGDTVSVQTFSGESKQGVDEAREKVMGWLGLLPSVAPTPLAVPEALFPPPSDE
- a CDS encoding tetratricopeptide repeat protein, with protein sequence MDTITDPQTILAAGAYGTALLFFAYGAYALLKTRNAEQNKNVRWYLGIGAIVVVAMIGFDTLKSWRSGERVVPNVYLTFSPRFAAVKLPDPVIEYSGQTLAPNAPIRVADNNSSINISVDSIIETVKGLQQNNQQLQSALGSAALASQPRELAEEIAAASSAGKDPCEGGDATLCGWKQLSNGQLANAQQTLTQAVKDAPADDPKARATALSGLGEIYVGQGRLDEARIVLKKAADLGNSGAKKRLDTLAVPSRSGTLRPVVSPERPELRDRPVRRVPQG
- a CDS encoding DUF2007 domain-containing protein, which encodes MQIVYHAANSADAQLVRGLLAQEGIESFVVDGSMRVEVVDDDAGRARNIIAQWQTTAAPLTKNESDEPARPDVGGQDRVEPAEDPNLYKPLKQDKPAGGFSISSMVLALIVGAVLGAFLLETVAHSGHRRQPSPRPTQTVETDTNGDGETDQWTLYVKGQPTLMRSDRNGDGKIDQVVRYKKGVAHTAAQDNDFDGYHETQYSYRGNEIFDFSIDRDGDGKPDYRGHGEYGLAQLEEWLDPQGRIIKQVRHTALRTLDGKYDSDGDGTLDVERTYDERGEIASSRPLSQR
- a CDS encoding alpha-amylase family glycosyl hydrolase, with the protein product MSAVSLSTDPHPRDDLWWRGAVIYQIYPRSFRDLDGDGVGDLPGIIDKLGYVADLGVDAIWISPFFKSPMADFGYDIADYRAVDPLFGSIDDFDRLLAKAHALGLKVMIDQVLSHTSSEHEWFKRSRESRDNDHADWYVWADAREDGTAPNNWMSLFGGVAWRWEPRRQQYYLHNFLSSQPDLNFHNPAVRAAVLDNVRFWLDRGVDGLRLDAINFCFHDAQLRDNPPKPPAQRVGRGFSPDNPYAFQYHHYNNTQPQNLAFLADLRALLDEYPGAVALGEISSEDSLATMDEYTRHGRLHMGYSFELLTDDYSVAHIRDTVQRLEGTMREGWPCWAISNHDVQRVVTRWGRGARPAHFATMLSALTCSLRGSVCVYQGEELGLPEAEVPYESLQDPYGKAFWPTFKGRDGCRTPLPWDASERAGFSTGEAWLPIPASHRGLDVATQHADRDSMLNGFRRFLSWRKRHAALLDGAIAFVDSAEPAIAFVRGEGSEAMLMAFNLGGDEASVELGAMADWQVDSGHGLPQGRVVDGRLILPAYGIYAARAGR